A genomic window from Anthonomus grandis grandis chromosome 2, icAntGran1.3, whole genome shotgun sequence includes:
- the LOC126733484 gene encoding divergent protein kinase domain 1C, with the protein MIATRRLPGLIYTHRYTAYAIGIIVSTFVYLLFKWNVFCVNLQAWQHVKKMCTLYEQGLAIGSLCAPLCVSKDIHSLTCHSFQAAKEAVFSAEWHNIKLVFKSVDTDVQPIHWYDNGLLRYPTEKEFLSTIRTIVKRKLNLTLAYDTASRLARLKPSYEEKDLVKRRQEMDSLWYLLQDNEYLLSTIFTDKDIFPQLIGTCGPYFAVEYLDPVPFTSAVFAISEDWGQRLKFALQILELLDELDTSFREPFHLCDVKLSHFGYVKNMKKLKYLDLDEAFPRTVINSLFKLSKCNSDDDCEFLDCRSTCNSTTNKCKQEIGNNNLQIVCEKIFLGWRMSNTVIVPGLLMSQQTPSELASILRQCANPEGVSGKVRKMPDDEVRKRLYNVLFEMEQSVNNDFFL; encoded by the exons ATGATAGCGACCAGACGTCTACCAGGGCTGATTTATACCCACAGATACACCGCTTATGCCATAGGGATTATTGTTTCGACTTTTGTTTATTTGCTATTTAAATGGAACGTTTTTTGTGTAAATCTGCAAGCGTGGCAACACGTCAAAAAAATG TGCACCCTCTACGAGCAAGGATTAGCAATCGGATCGCTCTGCGCCCCCCTCTGCGTCTCTAAAGACATCCACTCACTCACATGTCACTCCTTCCAAGCGGCGAAAGAGGCGGTCTTCAGTGCAGAATGGCACAACATCAAGCTGGTATTCAAATCTGTCGACACCGATGTCCAACCTATCCACTGGTACGACAATGGTCTACTAAGGTACCCGACGGAGAAAGAATTTTTGTCTACGATACGCACCATcgttaagagaaaattaaatttgaccTTGGCTTATGATACCGCTTCGAGGTTGGCTAGGTTAAAACCCTCTTATGAGGAGAAGGATTTGGTGAAGAGGAGGCAGGAGATGGATAGCTTATGGTACTTGTTGCAAGATAACGAATATCTTTTATCGACGATTTTTACAGACAAGGATATTTTCCCGCAATTGATTGGTACCTGTGGACCTTATTTTGCTGTGGAATATTTGGACCCAGTGCCTTTTACCTCAGCAg tgtTTGCCATAAGCGAAGACTGGGGTCAAAGATTAAAATTCGCCCTACAGATCCTCGAGCTGCTCGACGAACTCGACACGAGCTTTCGCGAACCATTCCACTTGTGTGACGTCAAACTGAGCCATTTCGGTTAcgtgaaaaacatgaaaaaacttaaatacctGGATCTGGACGAGGCGTTTCCGCGGACCGTTATTAACTCTCTCTTTAAGCTGAGTAAATGTAACTCAGATGACGACTGTGAATTTTTAGATTGTCGTTCCACGTGTAACTCGACCACGAACAAATGCAAACAGGAAATCGGTAATAATAATTTGCAGATCGTGTGCGAAAAAATCTTTCTTGGTTGGAGAATGTCCAACACTGTTATAGTGCCTGGGTTGTTAATGTCTCAGCAAACTCCTTCGGAATTAGCGTCGATTTTGAGGCAATGTGCTAATCCTGAAGGAGTGAGCGGGAAAGTGAGAAAGATGCCCGACGACGAGGTGAGGAAGAGGTTGTACAACGTACTGTTTGAGATGGAACAATCAGTTAATAATGATTTCTTTCTTTGA